A stretch of Salvelinus alpinus chromosome 4, SLU_Salpinus.1, whole genome shotgun sequence DNA encodes these proteins:
- the xkrx gene encoding XK-related protein 2 — translation MEEEGEPVVNISDVEQFHQESPSENGVMLVVNHSNIQPPFSVVLATLLYCAEFVCAAVLCNMYHKSDDDTWMGLTITFMLVPAVLTQLALTFIHRDLGRDRPLVLFLHLLLLGPLIRCFEALMVYFKAGKEEEPYVTISRKIKLKKDQGTPMEWEIGHSERKLATHRNAFKRTAVIQAFLGSTPQLTLQLYATIQEKYLLPTRMTLMIICLISVTYGALVCSVLAINIRYDDYKVRLRPAAYLCMILWRVLEIATRVTSLVLFSTALTYWVIPVGLGNLLFFFLLPWVEFWARRASLPDNVEKNFSKLGTTVVLSLVTFLYACINIFCWSAVQLDLGHRDLIEKKQRWGRLAAYYGGRFLENGALITLWYFHKSDFYEYVCAPLLVAQLLICYSLAVLFMLLFYQFCHPCRRLFRHNVHDCLACVCCCICCRRGGGREGQAQPNSYSTTATMVLVPLEPPELQPPDLTSQLVERETAIIEDIMEAA, via the exons ATGGAAGAAGAGGGCGAGCCAGTCGTAAACATCTCGGACGTCGAGCAATTCCACCAGGAATCCCCCTCTGAAAACGGAGTCATGTTGGTTGTAAACCACAGTAACATTCAACCCCCTTTCAGCGTGGTGTTGGCCACTTTGTTGTATTGCGCTGAGTTTGTCTGCGCAGCTGTGCTTTGCAACATGTACCACAAGAGCGATGACGACACCTGGATGGGGTTGACCATCACCTTCATGTTGGTGCCCGCTGTATTGACTCAATTGGCGCTGACATTCATTCATAGAGACTTGGGAAGAGACCGCCCCCTGGTCCTCTTCTTGCATCTACTACTCCTGGGCCCACTCATTAG gtGTTTCGAGGCTCTGATGGTTTATTTTAAGGCAGGTAAAGAGGAGGAGCCGTACGTGACCATCTCCAGGAAGATCAAGCTGAAGAAAGACCAGGGCACGCCCATGGAGTGGGAGATTGGCCACTCAGAGCGCAAGCTGGCCACCCACCGGAACGCCTTCAAACGCACCGCCGTCATCCAGGCCTTCCTGGGCTCCACCCCCCAGCTCACCCTGCAGCTGTACGCCACCATCCAGGAGAAGTACTTACTCCCCACCAGAA TGACTCTGATGATTATCTGCCTCATCTCCGTCACCTACGGGGCCCTGGTGTGCAGCGTGCTGGCCATCAACATCCGTTACGACGACTACAAGGTGCGGCTGCGCCCGGCCGCCTACCTCTGCATGATCCTGTGGCGGGTCCTGGAGATCGCCACGCGCGTCACCTCCCTAGTACTGTTCAGCACGGCGCTCACCTACTGGGTGATCCCCGTTGGCCTAGGCAAccttctcttcttcttcctgCTGCCCTGGGTCGAATTCTGGGCGCGACGTGCCTCGCTGCCCGACAACGTAGAGAAGAACTTCAGCAAGCTGGGCACCACAGTGGTGCTGTCGCTGGTTACCTTCCTGTACGCCTGCATCAACATCTTCTGCTGGTCGGCCGTGCAGCTGGACCTGGGCCACCGCGATCTCATCGAGAAGAAGCAGCGCTGGGGCCGCCTGGCCGCCTACTACGGCGGACGCTTCCTCGAGAACGGCGCGCTCATCACCCTCTGGTACTTCCACAAGTCGGACTTCTACGAGTACGTGTGTGCCCCGTTGCTGGTGGCTCAGCTGCTCATCTGCTACAGCCTGGCCGTGCTCTTCATGCTACTCTTCTACCAGTTCTGCCACCCGTGTCGGCGCCTCTTCAGGCACAACGTGCACGACTGCCTGGCCTGCGTCTGCTGCTGTATCTGCTGCCGcaggggtggggggagagaggggcaggcgCAACCCAATTCCTATTccaccaccgccaccatggtGCTGGTGCCATTGGAGCCGCCAGAACTGCAGCCCCCCGACCTAACCAGCCAGCTGGTGGAGCGGGAGACAGCCATCATTGAAGACATAATGGAGGCGGCTTGA
- the LOC139574225 gene encoding cytochrome b-245 heavy chain-like: MQFYELYFLGITLTTDLNWVEFEQVHCIKTTGNGLKTSSGGWRKSFKMGNWIINHGLTYFILVVWMAINIFIFVWFYFLYDLGDQFFYTRHLLGSALAWARAPAAVLNFNCLLILLPVCRNLLSLVRGSFVCCGRTMRKQLDKNISFHKLVAYMIGLMTAVHIIAHLLNVERYYNSWHGEYDTLSMALSRLNDSGNTTYLNPIRSTTTTPNLLVFTTIAGITGVIITLAFILMITSSMEVIRRSYFEVFWFTHHLFIVFFAGLVIHGAGRIVRSQTNANPPYNITFCKDHIEDWGKETMCPVPQFAGGFPQTWMWVIGPMVLYVCERLLRFIRYIQAVKYRKIVIRPSKVLELQLVKNGFKMDVGQYVFLNCPAISQLEWHPFTMTSAPEEDFFSVHIRSVGDWTQKLISIVEQLPEGAQGPKMGVDGPFGTASEDVFDYEVAMLVGAGIGVTPFASILKSIWYKFKDSNPELRTRKIYFYWLCRETHAFEWFADLLQVLEREMEERGMGDFLTYKLFLTGWDQSHATHVMVHADADTDVVTGLKQKTNYGRPNWDNEFEQVCKENPTSVVGTFLCGPVVLATVLSKKCVKYTDVDPRKTKFYFNKENF; encoded by the exons ATGCAATTTTATGAACTGTATTTCCTTGGCATAACTTTGACTACTGACCTTAACTGGGTGGAGTTTGAACAGGTGCACTGTATAAAAACGACAGGTAACGGCTTAAAGACCAGTAGTGGTGGATGGCGAAAGTCATTCAAAATGGGCAACTGGATCATTAACCATGGACTGACATACTTCATACTG GTGGTCTGGATGGCCATCAACATATTCATCTTCGTCTGGTTCTACTTCTTGTACGACTTGGGGGATCAGTTTTTCTACACGCGACACCTTTTAGGG TCTGCATTGGCCTGGGCCAGAGCCCCTGCAGCCGTCCTCAACTTCAACTGCCTGCTGATTCTGCTGCCTGTGTGTCGGAACCTGCTGTCTCTTGTCCGCGGCTCCTTCGTG TGCTGTGGGCGAACTATGAGGAAACAGCTGGACAAAAATATCAGTTTCCACAAGCTGGTGGCCTACATGATTGGCCTGATGACAG CGGTTCACATCATTGCCCATTTGCTGAACGTGGAGCGGTACTACAACAGCTGGCATGGAGAGTATGATACCCTCAGCATGGCCCTGTCCAGACTTAACGACTCGGGCAACACCACCTACCTGAACCCAATCCGCTCTACAACCACT ACTCCGAACCTCCTGGTGTTCACCACCATCGCTGGGATCACGGGCGTAATCATCACGCTGGCATTCATCCTTATGATCACCTCGTCCATGGAGGTCATCAGGCGCAGCTACTTCGAGGTCTTCTGGTTCACACACCACCTCTTCATAGTCTTCTTTGCTGGGCTGGTCATCCATGGAGCCGG ACGCATAGTTCGAAGTCAAACAAACGCCAATCCACCATATAATATCACCTTCTGTAAAGATCATATAGAAGACTGGGGGAAGGAAACAATGTGTCCCGTCCCTCAGTTTGCAGGGGGGTTCCCACAG ACCTGGATGTGGGTGATCGGTCCCATGGTCCTCTATGTGTGTGAGCGCTTGCTGCGCTTCATCCGCTACATTCAGGCTGTCAAATACAGAAAG ATAGTGATTCGGCCGTCCAAAGTACTGGAACTGCAGCTGGTGAAGAATGGTTTCAAAATGGACGTGGGCCAGTACGTCTTCCTCAACTGCCCAGCCATCTCCCAGCTGGAGTGGCACCCCTTCACCATGACCTCTGCCCCCGAGGAGGATTTCTTCAGCGTGCACATTCGCTCTGTAGGTGACTGGACCCAGAAACTCATCAGCATCGTGGAGCAGCTCCCTGAGGGGGCTCAGGGACCGAA AATgggtgtggatggaccatttggTACGGCCAGTGAGGATGTGTTTGACTACGAAGTCGCCATGCTGGTTGGCGCTGGAATCGGAGTCACCCCCTTCGCCTCCATCCTCAAGTCCATCTGGTACAAATTCAAGGACTCCAACCCCGAGCTACGCACCAGAAAG ATCTACTTCTATTGGCTGTGCAGGGAGACGCATGCATTCGAGTGGTTTGCAGATCTGCTGCAGGtgctggagagggagatggaggagagaggcatGGGAGACTTCCTCACCTACAAACTCTTCCTCACTGGATGGGATCAGAGCCAT GCAACTCATGTGATGGTTCATGCGGATGCGGACACGGATGTGGTCACTGGTCTGAAGCAGAAAACCAACTACGGCAGGCCCAACTGGGATAACGAGTTTGAACAAGTGTGCAAAGAGAATCCGAC GTCAGTGGTGGGCACGTTCTTGTGTGGCCCTGTGGTCTTAGCTACCGTCTTGTCAAAGAAATGTGTCAAATACACGGACGTCGATCCCCGAAAGACCAAATTCTACTTCAACAAGGAGAACTTCTGA